The following are from one region of the Sandaracinus amylolyticus genome:
- a CDS encoding protein kinase domain-containing protein gives MDERQTRPATSAKDPWLGATLDGRYRVLRKIAEGGMGAVYEGEQVALKRRVAIKVLHAHLARDADIVVRFRREALATTQIGHPHIVEVLDLGEMDDGSLFMVLELLEGRDLARVLKDEGPLPVARAAKIVAQVCEGVAAAHAKGIVHRDLKPENVFLTTREGDPTSSADSRTDRRDFVKVLDFGVSKIRDSIDGADARTRTGTALGTPYYMAPEQAQGKRDVDHRADVYAIGVILFRILTGHHPFDDTSYPMLVLKICTEPAPRIAEWRTDVPRELVALVERMLAKEPSERPSSIASVRDALLPLRAIHVAPVLTGAAAPTTRAPSLLESRDHSPAAMAATQRRMTPEEEEEDAAAASRVAGSSRAPMLAGLALLGLLTIAIVTYAITDRDPEVPREPDPIALPTPRDPVTRALAPRGGDGGGWTWLNPRPRAMPTWYDVDVGGPGLVVLVGQDGAAARFLNGLLVTWRSGSERSLRSVAWVSDDSALAVGDEGTIVRLTPQGPRPITSGTAQTLRAVLPISSLEALIAGDGGTLLRVRGEDVSALDTGTTVALTAAHERGDLVWVVGERGTILRFADGTRATEDSGLGVTLRAIGGCASGDLYAGGDQATLLRRRATGAWQNVRTALDTGESITSITCDRGRAAIVGSEGTVLLASGTNVVRMPSGFDRGWHGVSGARDETTWIAGAGGRIATIEEDYVRTATAGPTVPLRDVAMIGGALVAVGEWGRIVREREHGFEESTSPTDAGLAALAAIDESRLLAVGDLGAIVEVRWDGATLVQSPTDASLRDVLIGADGRVLVVGTGGTLVRGTVESLSASRVRDAGDLWAIAGTPDEAIAVGDGGTVVRITSSGAERVGCETERSLRAVLRTPEGTWAVGEAGTIVRIGASGCTREHDGGATLDAIALGPDGRPLAVGERGTALARSADGTWSPIELDLGGNHAREIERLGRHVYVVGTGGVIVRHVIADGT, from the coding sequence GTGGACGAGAGGCAGACCCGCCCCGCGACGAGCGCGAAGGATCCCTGGCTCGGCGCGACGCTCGACGGGCGCTATCGCGTCCTGCGCAAGATCGCCGAGGGCGGGATGGGCGCGGTGTACGAGGGCGAGCAGGTCGCCCTCAAGCGCCGCGTCGCGATCAAGGTGCTGCACGCGCACCTCGCGCGCGACGCCGACATCGTCGTGCGCTTCCGCCGCGAGGCGCTCGCGACCACGCAGATCGGTCATCCCCACATCGTCGAGGTCCTCGACCTCGGCGAGATGGACGACGGCTCGTTGTTCATGGTGCTCGAGCTGCTCGAGGGTCGCGACCTCGCGCGCGTGCTGAAGGACGAAGGCCCGCTCCCGGTCGCGCGCGCCGCGAAGATCGTCGCGCAGGTGTGCGAGGGCGTCGCCGCCGCGCACGCGAAGGGCATCGTGCACCGCGATCTCAAACCCGAGAACGTCTTCCTCACGACGCGCGAGGGCGATCCCACGTCGTCTGCCGATTCGCGGACTGATCGCCGCGACTTCGTGAAGGTGCTCGACTTCGGCGTCTCGAAGATCCGCGACTCGATCGACGGCGCCGACGCGCGCACCCGCACCGGCACGGCGCTCGGCACGCCGTACTACATGGCGCCCGAGCAGGCGCAGGGGAAACGCGACGTCGATCATCGCGCCGACGTCTACGCGATCGGCGTGATCCTCTTCCGGATCCTCACCGGGCATCACCCCTTCGACGACACGTCGTATCCGATGCTCGTGCTCAAGATCTGCACCGAGCCCGCGCCGCGCATCGCGGAGTGGCGCACCGACGTGCCGCGCGAGCTGGTCGCGCTCGTCGAGCGGATGCTCGCGAAGGAGCCGAGCGAGCGTCCCTCGTCGATCGCATCGGTGCGCGATGCGCTCCTGCCGCTGCGCGCGATTCACGTCGCGCCCGTGCTCACCGGCGCCGCCGCGCCCACCACGCGCGCGCCCTCGCTGCTCGAGTCGCGCGATCACTCCCCTGCTGCCATGGCCGCGACCCAACGCCGTATGACGCCCGAAGAAGAGGAAGAAGACGCCGCGGCCGCGAGCCGCGTCGCGGGCAGCTCGCGCGCGCCGATGCTCGCGGGCCTCGCGCTGCTCGGCCTGCTGACGATCGCGATCGTCACCTATGCGATCACGGATCGCGATCCCGAGGTGCCGCGCGAGCCCGATCCGATCGCGCTCCCGACGCCGCGCGATCCGGTCACGCGCGCGCTCGCGCCGCGCGGCGGTGATGGCGGCGGATGGACGTGGCTGAACCCGCGCCCGCGCGCGATGCCGACCTGGTACGACGTCGACGTCGGCGGCCCCGGGCTCGTCGTGCTCGTCGGGCAGGACGGCGCGGCCGCGCGCTTCCTGAACGGACTGCTCGTGACGTGGCGCAGCGGCAGCGAGCGCTCGCTGCGCTCGGTCGCGTGGGTGAGCGACGACAGCGCGCTCGCGGTCGGCGACGAGGGCACGATCGTGCGCCTCACGCCGCAGGGCCCGCGCCCGATCACGAGCGGCACGGCGCAGACGCTGCGCGCGGTGCTGCCGATCTCGAGCCTCGAGGCGCTGATCGCGGGCGACGGCGGCACGCTGCTGCGCGTGCGCGGCGAGGACGTCAGCGCGCTCGACACCGGCACCACGGTCGCGCTCACCGCGGCGCACGAGCGCGGCGACCTGGTGTGGGTCGTCGGCGAGCGCGGCACGATCCTGCGCTTCGCGGACGGCACGCGCGCGACCGAGGACTCCGGGCTCGGCGTGACGCTGCGCGCGATCGGTGGCTGCGCGAGCGGCGATCTCTACGCGGGCGGCGATCAAGCGACGCTGCTGCGCCGTCGCGCCACCGGTGCGTGGCAGAACGTGCGGACCGCGCTCGACACCGGCGAGTCGATCACGTCGATCACCTGCGACCGCGGGCGCGCGGCGATCGTGGGCAGCGAGGGCACCGTGCTGCTCGCGTCGGGCACGAACGTCGTGCGCATGCCGAGCGGGTTCGACCGCGGATGGCACGGCGTCTCGGGGGCGCGCGACGAGACCACGTGGATCGCCGGTGCCGGTGGGCGCATCGCGACGATCGAAGAGGACTACGTCCGCACCGCGACCGCGGGACCGACGGTGCCGCTGCGCGACGTGGCGATGATCGGCGGCGCGCTGGTCGCGGTGGGCGAGTGGGGCCGCATCGTGCGCGAGCGCGAGCACGGCTTCGAGGAGAGCACGTCACCGACCGACGCCGGCCTCGCGGCGCTCGCGGCGATCGACGAGTCGCGGCTGCTCGCGGTGGGCGATCTCGGCGCGATCGTCGAGGTGCGCTGGGACGGAGCGACGCTCGTGCAGTCGCCGACCGATGCCTCGCTGCGCGACGTGCTGATCGGCGCCGATGGTCGCGTGCTCGTGGTCGGCACCGGCGGGACGCTGGTGCGCGGAACGGTCGAGTCGCTGAGCGCGTCGCGGGTGCGCGACGCCGGCGATCTCTGGGCGATCGCGGGCACGCCCGACGAGGCGATCGCGGTCGGCGACGGAGGCACGGTGGTGCGCATCACCTCGAGCGGCGCCGAGCGCGTCGGGTGCGAGACCGAGCGGTCGCTGCGCGCCGTGCTGCGCACGCCCGAGGGCACGTGGGCGGTCGGCGAGGCCGGCACGATCGTCCGCATCGGCGCGAGCGGCTGCACGCGCGAGCACGACGGCGGCGCGACGCTCGACGCGATCGCGCTCGGCCCCGATGGCCGTCCGCTCGCGGTCGGAGAGCGCGGCACCGCGCTCGCGCGGAGCGCCGACGGCACGTGGTCGCCGATCGAGCTCGACCTCGGCGGCAACCACGCGCGCGAGATCGAGCGCCTCGGACGTCACGTCTACGTCGTCGGCACCGGCGGCGTCATCGTGCGGCACGTCATCGCGGATGGGACGTGA